A genomic window from Verrucomicrobiia bacterium includes:
- a CDS encoding restriction endonuclease yields the protein MPADKPNRKSAARKRRLAEAIAALAALQFGQKQRNETAAYTLLALLDLRPDVSWADAQAPLRGITPIIDFIADAYGNRYAPNTRETIRDDAVKFFVEEGLLLRNPDDPKRPTNSGKTVYQIEPTALALLRKVGTREWTSVLQRYLASRETLKHEIARKRDLARVPVTLPDGSQVALSPGGQNPLIKAIIEQFCPAFAPGGLVLYIGDTENKFVHLETAGLTALGVTLDSAAKIPDVIVHHIAKNWLLLIEAVTSAGPVDGKRRKELKDLFAGCKAGLVFVTAFETRRTMQTFLSHIAWESEVWIAEDPDHMIHFNGERFLGPYPDVKPKL from the coding sequence ATGCCAGCCGACAAACCCAACCGAAAATCCGCCGCGCGAAAGCGGCGACTTGCTGAGGCCATCGCGGCACTCGCCGCTTTGCAGTTTGGGCAGAAGCAGCGGAACGAAACCGCCGCCTACACGTTGCTCGCCCTGCTGGACCTGCGACCGGATGTTTCCTGGGCAGACGCACAAGCCCCGCTGCGCGGCATCACGCCGATCATTGATTTCATCGCCGATGCCTATGGCAACCGCTACGCGCCGAATACTCGCGAAACCATTCGCGATGACGCGGTGAAGTTCTTCGTGGAGGAAGGTCTGCTGCTGCGCAATCCCGACGACCCCAAGCGCCCGACCAATAGCGGGAAGACGGTGTATCAAATCGAACCCACCGCGCTCGCCCTCCTTCGCAAGGTTGGCACCCGTGAATGGACATCGGTGCTGCAACGCTACCTCGCCAGCCGCGAAACCCTCAAACACGAGATCGCCCGCAAACGCGATTTGGCCCGTGTGCCTGTGACTCTGCCCGACGGATCCCAGGTCGCACTTTCGCCCGGCGGGCAGAACCCGCTCATCAAGGCCATCATCGAACAATTCTGCCCCGCCTTCGCTCCCGGCGGCCTGGTGCTCTACATCGGCGATACGGAAAACAAGTTCGTCCACCTCGAAACGGCCGGCTTGACCGCACTCGGAGTCACCTTGGATTCCGCCGCCAAGATTCCCGACGTCATCGTCCACCACATCGCGAAGAACTGGCTTTTGCTCATCGAAGCCGTCACCAGCGCCGGCCCGGTGGACGGCAAGCGCCGCAAGGAACTCAAAGACCTGTTCGCCGGCTGCAAAGCCGGTTTGGTATTCGTCACCGCCTTCGAGACCCGCCGCACCATGCAAACCTTTCTCTCGCACATCGCCTGGGAATCCGAAGTCTGGATCGCCGAGGACCCCGATCACATGATCCACTTCAACGGCGAGCGGTTCCTCGGGCCATATCCCGACGTGAAGCCCAAACTATGA
- a CDS encoding N-6 DNA methylase codes for MSPTSDMPSLPASSPSPLAVMNLALHSIDTDFGPENADAFHRDLDPALRPDSVIANSPFNADAADKERLKDMVGRVRTLLFSLPRTDNAN; via the coding sequence ATGAGCCCCACATCCGACATGCCCAGCCTCCCGGCGTCGTCGCCCAGCCCCCTCGCCGTCATGAATCTCGCCCTGCACAGCATCGATACCGACTTCGGCCCCGAGAACGCCGACGCCTTCCACCGCGACCTAGATCCCGCCCTCCGCCCTGATTCCGTGATCGCAAACTCGCCCTTCAACGCCGACGCCGCGGACAAGGAACGGTTAAAAGACATGGTTGGACGGGTCCGCACCCTCCTCTTCAGCCTGCCGCGAACCGACAACGCCAATTGA
- a CDS encoding dihydrodipicolinate synthase family protein, which yields MKPFWSGVFPAITTQMHRDGSLDLEGTAAHAEALIRSGISGLIVLGSLGENQSLDAGEKQRVMAAMREAVAGRIPLLSGVAEGSLEAAVRHVREGEALGLDGFMVMPPMSYRSPDPRESLHHFREVARATGLPIMIYNNPISYGHDLTPELFAKLSTQKNFVALKESSGNPRRITDLHNTVGGRYALFTGVDDLALESAVLGIDGWVAGAGIAFPRENQHFWELTRRGEWDRARTLYRWFTPLLHLDVHPKFVQYIKLAVQEAGLGGEWVRAPRLPLIGAERRAVLKIIREGIATRPRLR from the coding sequence ATGAAGCCCTTTTGGTCCGGAGTCTTTCCAGCCATCACCACCCAGATGCATCGCGATGGATCCCTCGATCTGGAGGGGACGGCGGCGCATGCGGAGGCCCTGATCCGTTCAGGAATCTCCGGACTGATTGTCCTGGGTTCCCTCGGCGAAAATCAGTCGCTGGACGCCGGGGAAAAACAACGCGTGATGGCGGCGATGCGGGAGGCGGTGGCCGGGCGCATCCCCCTGCTCAGCGGGGTGGCTGAAGGCAGCCTGGAGGCGGCCGTGCGCCACGTGCGGGAGGGCGAGGCACTGGGGTTGGACGGCTTCATGGTGATGCCGCCCATGAGTTACCGGTCGCCCGATCCGCGGGAGTCGCTCCATCACTTCCGCGAGGTGGCCCGAGCCACGGGCCTCCCGATCATGATCTACAACAACCCGATCAGCTACGGCCACGATCTGACCCCGGAATTGTTTGCGAAGCTGTCCACCCAGAAAAACTTCGTCGCGCTCAAGGAGAGCTCCGGAAACCCCCGGCGGATCACCGACCTGCACAACACCGTGGGCGGACGCTACGCCCTGTTCACCGGTGTGGATGACCTGGCACTGGAAAGCGCGGTGCTGGGAATTGATGGGTGGGTTGCCGGGGCCGGCATCGCCTTTCCCCGGGAGAACCAGCATTTCTGGGAGTTGACGCGCCGGGGTGAGTGGGACCGTGCGCGGACGCTTTACCGGTGGTTCACCCCGCTGCTGCACCTGGATGTGCACCCCAAGTTTGTCCAGTACATCAAGCTGGCGGTGCAGGAGGCCGGCCTGGGCGGCGAATGGGTGCGGGCGCCCCGGCTGCCACTGATCGGTGCCGAGCGAAGAGCCGTGCTCAAGATCATCCGCGAAGGGATCGCCACCCGCCCACGCCTCCGCTGA
- a CDS encoding LamG domain-containing protein has product MMTRPSSLPPASVVGRSSKYRLPRLLLTALALSGALRAQDYPAAVLGDNPLAYYRLNDSLVRGNVLTNSGSLGAPGDAANTGARPFPGAIAGTGDLSQFFDGASWAEIPWNAAINPPNTEPFTMEAWLYPASDQINAGQAPVMNRYSYPGVNRQGWVIFQRARDDSYAGAPGFEGVGWNFRMYRGEGGSSGLDVTSNVPFEIGVWTHLVVVYNPDDDGSQSLTMFVNGVAAATNVWTGEGPGYVANTDDHPSDEAPNGPAGLALGAYNNTSPGGNPYFGAVDEFAMYARLLTPEQILAHYQNGTNAARVVPYPALVQADAPVVYLRLDQLSDGPPVTLNLGNLRKAGEGVPSVEVVRPVPSALAAPGGDTAYGFHHRNGSAVTTIPFTPDNNPDAGIPFTLEAWLRPTSARQNPGAAPIANRYVSSGNRTGWVIFQRAPDEESAGGDGVGWNFRMFTGSGGGGQNVVTGVPFTLGEWQQLVITWTPTEDTGFGDGSWFGTLTAYVNGEFAASNELAMYKANTDPTEDGTLPSDFAVGAYNAASGLGDNPFEGDVDEVAFYNNYLLTPEQILSHYQAGTNALASPAYASQVLMAAYDGTGTQRSMPATYLRLSDPALFPAANHGTLGSGADGSLVVTTNDVAGPRPPAEMGFSDTNAAVPLDGTKGWINLNNPPGLDIAGAITLESWVKPGAIQGELANIISHGTNGLGAEVYLRINAEGAYAVGSSDGATAQGVTFPVPGGDLGSADWIYLAGTYDGTSWNLYRNGVLVASEPSTTGAVAVPDANWAIGSTGSGWEHYFTGTVDEVAIYDRALTAAQVLAHYNAGVSGQLPITLQIGQDGGVVTITYTGGTLQESESLGGGYQDVPAATSPYTPALTTDTRFYRVRQ; this is encoded by the coding sequence ATGATGACTCGTCCTTCTTCCCTCCCGCCGGCGTCCGTCGTCGGTCGTTCCTCCAAGTACCGCCTCCCGCGCCTGCTTCTGACGGCGCTTGCCCTCTCCGGTGCGCTTCGGGCCCAGGATTATCCGGCCGCGGTCCTTGGGGACAACCCGCTGGCCTATTACCGTCTCAACGATTCCCTGGTTCGTGGAAATGTCCTGACCAACTCCGGGTCCCTGGGCGCCCCGGGCGATGCCGCAAACACGGGTGCGCGGCCGTTTCCGGGCGCGATCGCCGGCACCGGCGACCTGTCCCAGTTCTTTGACGGCGCCTCCTGGGCGGAAATCCCGTGGAATGCCGCGATCAATCCGCCAAACACCGAACCGTTCACCATGGAGGCGTGGCTCTACCCGGCCTCCGACCAGATCAATGCGGGCCAGGCACCGGTGATGAACCGCTATTCGTATCCGGGCGTGAATCGCCAGGGCTGGGTGATTTTCCAGCGTGCGCGCGATGACAGCTACGCCGGAGCGCCCGGATTCGAGGGCGTGGGCTGGAACTTCCGGATGTATCGCGGCGAGGGCGGCAGTTCGGGACTCGATGTCACCAGCAATGTGCCCTTCGAGATCGGCGTCTGGACCCATTTGGTGGTGGTGTACAACCCGGACGATGACGGCAGCCAGTCTCTGACCATGTTCGTCAACGGCGTTGCCGCGGCGACCAACGTGTGGACCGGCGAGGGACCGGGCTATGTCGCCAACACCGACGACCACCCGTCGGACGAGGCGCCCAACGGCCCGGCCGGGCTGGCCCTTGGCGCCTACAACAACACCAGCCCCGGAGGGAATCCGTATTTCGGCGCCGTGGATGAGTTTGCGATGTATGCGAGGCTCCTGACCCCGGAGCAGATCCTCGCCCACTACCAGAATGGAACGAACGCCGCCCGCGTCGTTCCCTATCCGGCCCTGGTCCAAGCGGACGCCCCGGTGGTGTACCTGAGGCTGGATCAGTTGTCCGACGGCCCCCCGGTCACGCTCAACCTGGGCAATCTTCGCAAGGCCGGGGAAGGGGTGCCGTCGGTCGAGGTGGTCCGCCCGGTGCCCAGCGCCCTCGCGGCCCCGGGTGGGGACACCGCCTACGGCTTTCATCACCGCAATGGCAGCGCGGTGACCACCATTCCCTTCACCCCGGACAACAATCCCGACGCCGGCATTCCCTTCACGCTCGAGGCCTGGTTGCGGCCGACGTCGGCGCGGCAGAACCCGGGTGCCGCACCGATCGCCAACCGCTATGTGAGCTCGGGGAACCGCACCGGCTGGGTGATCTTCCAGCGGGCTCCGGACGAGGAATCCGCAGGCGGGGACGGTGTGGGCTGGAATTTCCGCATGTTCACCGGCTCCGGTGGCGGCGGTCAGAACGTCGTCACCGGGGTGCCCTTCACCCTGGGTGAATGGCAACAGCTTGTGATCACCTGGACCCCGACGGAGGACACCGGTTTTGGCGACGGCAGCTGGTTCGGCACGCTGACGGCATACGTCAACGGCGAATTCGCAGCCTCCAATGAGTTGGCCATGTACAAGGCGAACACGGATCCCACCGAGGATGGCACCCTCCCGTCCGATTTTGCCGTCGGCGCCTACAACGCCGCCTCCGGACTCGGCGACAATCCGTTCGAGGGCGACGTGGACGAGGTGGCGTTCTACAACAATTACCTTCTGACTCCGGAGCAGATCCTTTCGCATTACCAGGCCGGCACCAATGCGCTGGCCTCGCCGGCCTACGCCAGCCAGGTGCTGATGGCCGCCTATGACGGCACCGGCACGCAGCGCAGCATGCCGGCCACCTACCTTCGCCTCAGCGACCCGGCGTTGTTCCCCGCGGCCAACCACGGCACGTTGGGCTCGGGCGCGGACGGCAGCCTGGTGGTGACCACCAATGATGTGGCCGGGCCCCGCCCGCCCGCCGAAATGGGCTTCAGCGACACCAATGCCGCCGTACCGCTGGATGGCACCAAGGGTTGGATCAACCTCAACAACCCCCCGGGTCTCGACATTGCCGGTGCCATCACCCTCGAATCCTGGGTGAAGCCCGGTGCCATCCAGGGGGAGCTGGCCAACATCATCTCCCATGGGACCAATGGCCTCGGCGCCGAGGTGTACCTGCGGATCAATGCCGAAGGTGCCTATGCCGTGGGTTCCTCGGATGGTGCCACCGCTCAGGGCGTCACCTTTCCGGTTCCGGGGGGCGATCTCGGCAGTGCGGACTGGATCTATCTGGCCGGCACCTATGACGGGACCTCGTGGAACCTGTATCGCAACGGCGTTTTGGTCGCCTCCGAACCGTCTACGACCGGGGCGGTGGCGGTTCCTGACGCCAACTGGGCGATTGGATCCACCGGCAGCGGCTGGGAGCACTACTTCACTGGCACGGTGGATGAAGTGGCGATCTACGACCGGGCGCTGACCGCCGCGCAGGTGCTCGCGCACTACAATGCGGGCGTGTCGGGGCAGCTGCCAATCACGCTCCAGATCGGTCAGGACGGCGGGGTCGTCACCATCACCTACACCGGTGGGACGCTCCAGGAGTCCGAATCGCTTGGGGGCGGGTATCAGGACGTGCCCGCGGCGACGTCCCCGTACACGCCTGCACTTACCACGGACACCCGATTCTACCGCGTGCGCCAGTAG
- a CDS encoding ThuA domain-containing protein, translating into MKRFVSAILLLTSALTACADKQILLVAGSPSHGKGEHEFRAGALLLAEALNRVPGFQATVASNGWPADPSLLERADAVLLYADGGNGHPAIRPERLRQLDALAARGVGIGAAHYGVEVPKGEPGEAMLRWTGGYFETFWSVNPHWVARFTSLPDHPVTRGVTPFEINDEWYFHMRFVPEMKGVTPILSAVAPPETMQRGDGPHSGNPAVRESVRRGDSQVLMWAYERPGGGRGFGFTGGHFHRNWADPNFRKVVLNGLVWIAGAEVPAAGVESRLTPDALARNLDPK; encoded by the coding sequence ATGAAACGATTTGTCTCCGCGATTCTCCTGCTGACTTCGGCGCTGACCGCGTGTGCCGACAAGCAGATCCTCCTGGTCGCCGGGTCCCCCAGCCATGGCAAGGGCGAACACGAGTTCCGGGCGGGTGCCCTGCTGTTGGCCGAGGCGCTGAACCGGGTTCCCGGATTTCAGGCAACCGTCGCCAGCAACGGATGGCCGGCGGATCCGTCTTTGCTGGAGCGCGCGGACGCCGTGCTCCTCTATGCCGATGGCGGCAACGGACACCCGGCGATCCGCCCCGAGCGGCTCCGGCAACTGGACGCGCTCGCCGCCCGGGGCGTCGGGATTGGCGCGGCCCATTACGGCGTCGAGGTTCCCAAGGGCGAGCCCGGCGAGGCGATGCTGCGGTGGACCGGCGGTTACTTTGAAACCTTCTGGAGCGTGAATCCCCACTGGGTGGCGCGGTTTACCTCCCTGCCCGACCACCCCGTCACCCGGGGCGTCACGCCGTTCGAAATCAACGACGAATGGTATTTCCACATGCGGTTTGTTCCCGAGATGAAGGGGGTGACGCCGATCCTGAGCGCCGTGGCGCCACCCGAGACGATGCAGCGGGGCGACGGCCCGCACTCCGGCAATCCCGCCGTCCGAGAATCGGTGCGACGGGGGGATTCGCAGGTGCTCATGTGGGCCTACGAGAGGCCCGGCGGCGGCCGCGGATTCGGATTCACCGGCGGCCATTTCCACCGGAACTGGGCCGACCCCAATTTCCGCAAGGTCGTGCTCAACGGCCTGGTCTGGATCGCTGGAGCCGAAGTGCCTGCCGCGGGCGTCGAGTCCCGCCTGACACCGGATGCCCTCGCCCGGAACCTGGATCCCAAATAG
- a CDS encoding PQQ-dependent sugar dehydrogenase → MNPIQSSALAAAAAALLLPVQSEESRAGRGPALEQLEKMTVADGLAVNLFASEPWVVNPANLDVDARGRVWVTEGANYRSSFQKWGVLRPGGDRIQILEDTDGDGVADTAKTFYQDPSINTALGICVLGNRVFVSASPYLFILTDTDGDDVADRRELLFTTNPKSADHDHAAHAFVFGPDGKLYFNFGNTGGFLRHPPAGMRELPLHGTPDPEALATGDLVKDTAGRAVTDQGRPFRQGMAFRCNEDGSNLEVLGHNFRNNYETAVDSFGTVWQSDNDDDGNQGVRINYVMEGGNFGYVDELTGAGWGKKRTNWEPEIPRRHWHLNDPGVVPNLLLTGAGSPTGITIYEGHLLPAVFRGQMIHCDAGPRVVRAYPVTPQGAGYTATITNILTSTDDWYRPSDVAVGPEGALYIADWNDAGVGGHYMADQKLESMTGRIYRVAPPGTAVRVRPPDLSTPRAAVAALASPNNATRYLAWKALDGHLSRDPEAVRVLDAVWQGSDPRQRARALALLSRVPGRGDAFLAAAIRDADPDIRIAALRLARQRDGNILPLVDALVKDPSPAVRREAALALRHQRSPEAAALWAALALQHEGGDRWYLEALGIGAEGQWDAFLDAWLGMAGDSWNTPGGRDVIWRSRARRTPELLVKIVGDPATPPADHPRYLRAFDFLTGPEKDAALVQILAFAEPEN, encoded by the coding sequence ATGAATCCGATCCAATCCTCAGCGCTTGCAGCCGCCGCGGCGGCCCTTCTGCTTCCGGTGCAGTCCGAAGAGTCCCGCGCCGGGCGCGGGCCCGCCCTTGAGCAGCTCGAGAAGATGACGGTGGCCGACGGGTTGGCCGTGAACCTCTTCGCCTCCGAGCCATGGGTGGTGAATCCCGCGAACCTCGATGTGGATGCCCGCGGCCGCGTTTGGGTCACCGAAGGGGCCAACTACCGTTCCAGCTTCCAAAAGTGGGGTGTCCTCAGGCCCGGGGGCGACCGGATCCAGATTCTCGAGGACACCGACGGCGACGGGGTGGCGGATACCGCGAAGACCTTCTACCAGGACCCCAGCATCAATACCGCCCTGGGCATCTGCGTGCTCGGAAACCGCGTGTTCGTCTCAGCGTCGCCCTACCTGTTCATCCTGACCGACACCGACGGCGATGACGTCGCCGACCGCCGGGAGCTGCTGTTCACCACCAATCCCAAGTCGGCGGATCACGACCATGCCGCCCACGCCTTTGTGTTTGGCCCCGACGGCAAGCTCTATTTCAACTTCGGCAATACCGGCGGATTTCTGCGCCACCCCCCCGCCGGCATGCGGGAGCTGCCGCTCCACGGGACGCCGGATCCCGAGGCGCTGGCGACGGGGGACCTTGTGAAGGATACCGCGGGCCGCGCCGTGACCGACCAGGGCAGGCCGTTCCGGCAGGGCATGGCCTTTCGCTGCAACGAAGACGGGTCCAATCTCGAGGTTCTCGGGCACAACTTCCGAAACAACTATGAGACGGCGGTGGACTCCTTCGGGACCGTCTGGCAGTCGGACAACGACGATGACGGCAACCAGGGCGTGCGCATCAACTACGTGATGGAGGGCGGCAACTTCGGGTATGTGGACGAGTTGACCGGTGCCGGTTGGGGCAAGAAGCGCACCAACTGGGAGCCGGAGATTCCCCGGCGGCACTGGCACCTGAACGACCCGGGAGTGGTCCCGAACCTTCTGTTAACCGGGGCGGGCTCGCCGACCGGGATCACGATTTACGAGGGGCATTTGCTTCCCGCCGTGTTCCGCGGGCAGATGATCCACTGCGACGCCGGCCCCCGCGTGGTCCGCGCCTATCCGGTCACGCCGCAGGGCGCCGGGTACACCGCGACGATCACCAACATCCTGACCAGCACGGATGACTGGTACCGTCCGAGCGATGTTGCCGTCGGCCCCGAGGGCGCGCTGTACATCGCCGACTGGAACGACGCCGGAGTCGGCGGTCACTACATGGCGGACCAGAAGCTGGAATCCATGACCGGGCGGATCTACCGGGTGGCGCCTCCGGGTACGGCCGTGCGGGTGCGTCCTCCCGATCTTTCCACGCCGCGGGCCGCGGTGGCCGCGCTGGCTTCCCCCAACAACGCCACCCGTTACCTGGCGTGGAAGGCGCTCGATGGCCATTTGAGCAGGGATCCGGAGGCGGTGCGGGTGCTGGATGCCGTATGGCAGGGGAGCGATCCCCGTCAGCGGGCGCGGGCGCTGGCCCTTTTGTCCCGCGTTCCCGGCCGTGGAGACGCGTTCCTCGCGGCCGCGATCCGGGATGCCGACCCCGACATTCGCATCGCGGCCCTCCGGCTGGCCCGTCAGCGCGACGGCAACATCCTGCCGCTGGTGGACGCCTTGGTGAAGGACCCAAGCCCGGCGGTCCGCCGCGAAGCGGCCCTGGCGTTGCGCCATCAGCGGTCCCCGGAGGCCGCCGCATTGTGGGCCGCCCTGGCGCTGCAGCATGAGGGTGGCGACCGCTGGTACCTCGAGGCGCTCGGCATCGGGGCGGAAGGCCAATGGGACGCCTTTCTGGATGCCTGGCTGGGCATGGCCGGGGACTCGTGGAACACACCGGGCGGACGGGACGTGATCTGGAGATCCCGCGCCAGGCGCACCCCGGAACTCCTCGTCAAAATCGTCGGCGACCCGGCGACGCCCCCAGCGGACCACCCGCGGTATCTTCGCGCATTTGATTTTCTCACCGGTCCCGAAAAGGACGCAGCACTGGTGCAGATCCTCGCGTTCGCCGAGCCGGAGAATTGA
- a CDS encoding type II secretion system protein — MGFTLIELLVVVAIIAVLAGLLLPTLGRARDRAHAVGCLNNLKQLQLGWMLYAGDHNDWLAPSEMNASLPRAPRWVDGNMSAFGDYAMTRTNRALLVAPGPGHIGPYVKAPDVFHCPGDRSTTNVFGRRGPRRVRSYSMNQFIGGGSGVGFTGDPNDMESFQWTFAPSAFVRYTDFGRFSPAQIWVLIDEHEATITSGLFAMDWFGGPQSSWIRRVAGRHGGVGSLSFADGHAELRRWKDPRTAPRVSSWEQFWAASPSSAGNPDYVWLWERTNGPWPLAGEGE; from the coding sequence GTGGGATTCACACTGATCGAGCTGCTGGTGGTCGTGGCCATTATCGCGGTTTTGGCCGGGCTGTTGCTGCCGACTCTGGGGCGTGCACGCGATCGGGCTCACGCGGTGGGCTGCCTGAACAACCTGAAGCAGCTTCAGCTCGGCTGGATGTTGTACGCCGGTGATCACAACGACTGGCTGGCGCCCTCGGAAATGAACGCCTCGCTGCCCAGGGCGCCTCGTTGGGTGGACGGCAACATGAGCGCCTTCGGCGATTACGCCATGACCCGAACCAACCGTGCGCTGCTGGTGGCCCCCGGACCCGGGCACATCGGCCCTTACGTCAAAGCGCCCGACGTGTTCCATTGTCCGGGAGACCGGAGCACGACCAATGTGTTCGGGAGGCGCGGTCCGCGGCGGGTTCGCAGCTATTCGATGAACCAGTTCATCGGCGGAGGAAGTGGCGTCGGATTCACGGGAGATCCGAATGACATGGAGAGCTTCCAGTGGACCTTCGCCCCCAGCGCCTTTGTGCGATACACCGACTTCGGCCGGTTTTCGCCCGCGCAGATCTGGGTGCTGATTGACGAACATGAGGCCACCATTACCAGTGGACTCTTTGCGATGGACTGGTTTGGCGGACCGCAAAGCAGTTGGATCCGCCGTGTGGCGGGCCGGCACGGCGGGGTGGGCAGCCTGAGTTTCGCCGATGGGCACGCAGAGCTGCGTCGGTGGAAGGATCCCCGGACGGCGCCGCGGGTAAGCAGTTGGGAGCAGTTTTGGGCCGCGTCGCCCAGCAGCGCGGGCAACCCCGATTACGTCTGGCTGTGGGAGCGGACCAACGGGCCCTGGCCCCTGGCCGGCGAGGGGGAATAG
- a CDS encoding type II secretion system protein, producing MGQSRRTDGSWRIGHSGSRVGFTLIELLVVVAIIAVLAGLLLPTLGRARDRALAVGCLNNLKQLQLGWMLYAVGHQVGLGVIEGTFWLPRSESGPTSGQLSPAVALGRWKDPVSESPDPQSIAFGVNSSQMVVGWSGTSASKRAVLKMGATARWLNLNDKHVVHGLGNPPPVGWNLQEAVAINEEGSIVGNGTKGSSSTPRAFLLIRRTDEKLI from the coding sequence ATGGGGCAGTCACGGCGGACAGACGGGAGTTGGCGGATCGGCCACAGCGGGTCCCGGGTGGGATTCACACTGATCGAGCTGCTGGTGGTCGTGGCCATCATCGCAGTTCTGGCCGGACTGTTGCTGCCAACTCTGGGGCGTGCACGCGATCGGGCTCTCGCGGTGGGCTGCCTCAACAACCTAAAGCAGCTTCAGCTCGGCTGGATGTTGTACGCCGTTGGTCACCAAGTGGGACTTGGGGTTATTGAAGGCACATTTTGGTTGCCACGGTCAGAGTCTGGACCTACGAGTGGTCAGCTGTCACCGGCGGTGGCTTTGGGGAGATGGAAAGATCCTGTGAGCGAGTCTCCTGATCCCCAAAGTATTGCATTTGGAGTCAACAGCAGTCAGATGGTTGTGGGTTGGTCTGGAACCTCGGCCAGCAAGCGAGCGGTATTAAAAATGGGCGCCACGGCACGATGGCTCAATCTAAATGATAAGCATGTCGTCCATGGTTTGGGCAATCCACCGCCCGTAGGATGGAATCTTCAGGAAGCAGTCGCGATCAACGAGGAGGGAAGCATTGTTGGCAATGGAACAAAAGGTAGCTCCAGCACCCCGAGAGCGTTTCTTTTGATCCGACGAACTGATGAAAAACTAATTTAA